The DNA region GCCTTGCTTGTGGCGTTCCATGAGCGCGAGTTTGCCGTCCTCGATCAGGATGATGCCGGCGCGCGGTCGTGTCACGAACGATCCCCTTCTAGGATTTCGCGCGTTTGCTTCACGTCCCTGTGCATTTGTTCCACCAATGCCTCCACCGAATCGAACTTCAATTCATTGCGCAGGCGCGCCACGAATTCAAGTTTCAGATGTTCGCCATAAATATCGCGGTCGAAATCCAGCAGGTATGCCTCCACACTTGCCACCTTCCGTTCGGGGGTGAAGGTGGGGTTGAAGCCGACGTTGGTCGCCGCCATGAAGCGCTCCGCGCCGAGCATCCCCCAACATGCATAAATGCCGTTGACGGGGATCACTTTTTGATCGGGATAGTCAATATTCGCGGTCGGGAAGTTGATTTTCTTTCCGCGCCCCGCGCCGTGAATGACCTCGCCGCCGACCTGGTAGCGATGACCGAGCAGGCTTGCGGCTTCGGATACATTGCCTGTGGAGATCAATTTGCGGATCTCGGTGGATGAGATCACGCCGCTTTCGTCGCTGACGGCTGGCACCACGTCGACGCTGTATCCCAGCTTCGAGCCGATCTCGGTCAGGCGCGCCGCGTTGCCCTCGCGTCCCTTGCCGAGCGCAAAGTCATAGCCGATCAGCAGGCGGCTGAGTCCGAGAGTCCGCTTGAGCGTGGACATATATTCATGGGCAGTGGCGGTTGACAGGTCGCGGGTGAAGCGCTGGGTGATGACCACATCTACGCCGAGCGCGGCGAGCAGATCCGCTCGTTCATCCCGCGTGGTCAGGCATTTGATCTCCTTGCCGGTCAACACGCTGGCGGGGTGCGGATGAAAGGTCAGCACCACGGCGGGAGAATCCGCTTCATGCGCCTCGCGGACAAGTTTTTCGATGATGGTGCGATGTCCGCGATGCACGCCGTCGAACACGCCGATGGTGAGCCAGGCATTGTGCAGGGAAAGTTCTTCGAGGGAGTGATAATGTTCCATATATTAAAAAGCCGCCTTGTACGGCGGCTTAATTTTATCCTATTCCAGTTGCTAATCTGAAGTGAAGAAGACCTTCTTGGGCTGCCATTCGGGCGCGCCGTCTTCACCGGCGGCGGGGATCATG from Anaerolineales bacterium includes:
- a CDS encoding bifunctional riboflavin kinase/FAD synthetase, translated to MEHYHSLEELSLHNAWLTIGVFDGVHRGHRTIIEKLVREAHEADSPAVVLTFHPHPASVLTGKEIKCLTTRDERADLLAALGVDVVITQRFTRDLSTATAHEYMSTLKRTLGLSRLLIGYDFALGKGREGNAARLTEIGSKLGYSVDVVPAVSDESGVISSTEIRKLISTGNVSEAASLLGHRYQVGGEVIHGAGRGKKINFPTANIDYPDQKVIPVNGIYACWGMLGAERFMAATNVGFNPTFTPERKVASVEAYLLDFDRDIYGEHLKLEFVARLRNELKFDSVEALVEQMHRDVKQTREILEGDRS